One Methanolobus sp. WCC4 DNA segment encodes these proteins:
- the cobN gene encoding cobaltochelatase subunit CobN, with translation MQNKRIMTLFISVLLLLSLTTVATAEENDYYLVANTTSDADGNFVFEDIPNGEYLLYSVNQSYSKKYDEWRWYNGMIEINVDSADINDIELQVFSSSDIDQNKVLAYLDQSSISGTTYLYAMSTYYYKVSDLVLVDKQTDELVANTTSDINGNFTFEEIPNGEYLLYSVNQSYSKKYDEWRWYNGMIEINVDSADINDIEIQVSSSSDIDQNEVLAYLDQSSISGTTYLYAMSTYYYKISDLVLVDKQTDELVANTTSDINGNFTFEDIPNGEYLLYSVNQSYSKKYDEWRWYNGMIEITVDSADINDIELQVSSSSDIDQNEVLAYLDQSSISGTTYLYAMSTYYYKVSDLVLLKQKGTVEVSNAPHLNVSIITGYSSYKEELANFTQRINSNPDYNITVSYYITDNIPEDLDLNNTDIIYSIMVASESASKFEEQVQNAIDNGALVIGDNTELPESNYTIPSDCDDKEDFKADLYEYWSGTAIDDTNLDNLIFYLAKEYYGRDDLTVESAVYVPAAIYHPAITDRVPEYMMLDAGEYFEWYANRTDGHAFDENAPTVAITFYRSYYLDDIDSIDKLIDSFEDKGTNVIACYGDKNTDIDSFLNYSEETKVDVVVSFNFLGNYFDMEELDVPVMSAVLNTAMNISEWESSNVPLPAANMNRLYRPEGEAVIDLIMIGALETIQVANTTTEAYIAVDEQVDWLTDRAIAQANLGLENESDKKVVIIYYNHGGGKDNIGASYLEAMPSIVNLLEGMETEGYDINSNLIPNKTELVDLIVHQGRNIGTWAPGELETMVETGEVELIPESIYLSWFYELPEERRDEVTEMWGEAPGEIMVYTDENEDRFIVIPKISISDNVILAPQPTRGWLQDKEVLYHDTELPPHHQYIAFYLWLQHEFDADVMVNMGRHGTVEWLPGKEFGLLAEEWPAIMTGDIPVIYPYVMDGLGEGLQAKRRGNAVMIDHLIPPVVSAGLYGDYATLSSEITSYRTSVAEDEYKQVHFYEIVNLTIELGLDDKVNMSLAESNETIDSFLEEVDDVLTDLKSLSMPYGLHVLGEAPEGEELVGMVNSMMGDDFSELIETYNASDNASNDLLTLVLLENMSTTEAQIQILGTSTAEIGEELNTSISYAELLGEADNEVQQVLNAMDGEYIEGNLGGDPVQKPETLPSGRNFYSFDEDLIPSKAAWDNAVELIDVWLAEYYAENGEYPTKVGYILWAGETTRHEGVMESQILYLMGIKPVWDDGEVAGLVALNSSELGRPRVDVLIQISGLYRDTFPGKIKLLDQAVRLAYEQEETADCPNYVKQNTDDLKSIYDGSIENETLSLDVAQFSIFGPAPGAYGTGMANAASTNENSTELAELYINRMCYIYGENIWGQTIGEYIRLQTGEDIEIENTVIFENALNGTDVIVHSRSSSTYGATNTDDFYQYVSGLANAIKELTGEMPEILIANLENPDDLTMEDLKTYLENELYTVFSDVNIEGWMEHGYEGSRMMMEFVENLWGIEVLTPDLVTDDMWDKVYDKFVADSEVSEWMKEVNPHAYGSITGRLIDVVRTGHWTPSDEVLEILVNEYLDTVIEHGVTCCHHTCGNPLLDEFIQSLIDSERIDVSKDKMDDYNVIMAEVRGTGSTDDDTSTQDVKTTSVSSSSSKTGTELNVVENNGGNQTTYSNTGAGDMLEEEASMRSSVEDSYVEGYEMTKETVSATTESNSPSISGSDILASVFVLALLGAIYVGFWKRRQF, from the coding sequence ATGCAAAATAAGAGAATAATGACATTGTTCATAAGTGTATTGTTGTTACTGTCACTAACAACAGTAGCAACGGCAGAAGAAAATGATTATTATCTGGTAGCAAATACGACCAGTGATGCAGACGGGAATTTTGTATTTGAGGATATTCCGAATGGAGAATACCTACTGTACTCTGTCAACCAATCATACTCAAAAAAGTATGATGAGTGGAGATGGTACAATGGAATGATCGAGATAAATGTGGACAGTGCAGATATCAATGATATTGAACTCCAAGTGTTCAGCAGCTCTGATATTGACCAGAACAAAGTACTGGCATACCTTGACCAATCATCAATTTCAGGAACAACTTACCTCTATGCAATGAGCACATATTACTACAAAGTAAGTGATCTGGTACTGGTAGACAAACAAACAGATGAACTTGTAGCTAACACTACATCCGATATTAATGGTAATTTTACTTTTGAAGAAATTCCGAATGGAGAGTATCTACTGTACTCTGTCAATCAGTCATACTCGAAAAAGTATGATGAATGGAGATGGTACAATGGAATGATCGAGATAAATGTGGACAGTGCAGATATCAATGATATTGAAATCCAGGTGTCCAGCAGCTCTGATATCGACCAGAACGAAGTACTGGCATACCTTGACCAATCATCAATTTCAGGAACAACTTATCTCTATGCAATGAGCACATATTACTACAAAATAAGTGATCTGGTACTAGTAGATAAACAAACAGATGAACTTGTAGCTAACACTACATCCGATATTAATGGTAATTTTACTTTTGAAGATATTCCGAATGGAGAGTATCTACTGTACTCTGTCAATCAGTCATACTCGAAAAAGTATGATGAATGGAGATGGTACAATGGAATGATCGAGATAACTGTGGACAGTGCAGATATCAATGATATTGAACTCCAGGTGTCCAGCAGCTCTGATATCGACCAGAACGAAGTACTGGCATACCTTGACCAATCATCAATTTCAGGAACAACTTATCTCTATGCAATGAGCACATATTACTACAAAGTAAGTGATCTGGTCTTATTGAAACAAAAAGGAACTGTAGAGGTAAGTAATGCTCCACATCTGAACGTTTCTATCATAACAGGATATTCATCCTACAAGGAAGAACTCGCTAATTTTACACAGAGAATTAACTCAAACCCGGATTATAACATTACAGTCAGTTATTATATTACAGATAATATACCGGAAGATCTTGACCTCAACAACACAGATATTATATATTCCATAATGGTCGCCTCAGAATCTGCATCAAAATTTGAAGAACAGGTTCAGAATGCTATCGATAATGGAGCATTGGTTATTGGGGATAATACGGAACTGCCTGAAAGTAATTATACAATTCCATCAGATTGTGATGATAAAGAAGATTTCAAAGCTGATCTTTATGAGTACTGGTCGGGAACTGCCATAGATGATACAAACCTTGACAATCTCATCTTCTATCTGGCAAAAGAATACTACGGACGTGATGACCTTACAGTTGAAAGTGCTGTATATGTACCTGCTGCTATATACCACCCTGCAATAACAGATAGAGTTCCTGAGTACATGATGCTTGATGCTGGAGAGTACTTTGAGTGGTATGCTAACAGGACAGATGGACATGCATTTGATGAAAATGCTCCAACTGTAGCCATTACATTCTATCGTTCATACTATCTGGACGATATTGATTCAATTGATAAACTCATAGATAGCTTTGAAGATAAAGGAACCAATGTAATTGCCTGCTATGGGGATAAAAATACTGATATTGATAGTTTCTTGAACTACAGTGAAGAGACAAAGGTAGATGTTGTAGTTTCTTTCAACTTCCTTGGTAATTATTTTGACATGGAAGAACTTGATGTACCTGTAATGAGTGCTGTTCTGAATACGGCCATGAATATTTCGGAATGGGAGAGCTCAAATGTCCCGCTACCAGCTGCCAACATGAACAGACTCTACCGACCTGAAGGTGAAGCTGTCATTGATCTTATCATGATCGGAGCCTTAGAAACCATTCAGGTTGCCAATACTACTACAGAAGCATATATTGCCGTGGATGAACAGGTTGACTGGCTTACAGATCGTGCAATTGCACAGGCGAATCTTGGTCTGGAAAATGAATCTGACAAGAAGGTTGTCATCATCTACTACAACCATGGTGGTGGAAAGGACAACATCGGTGCATCATATCTTGAGGCCATGCCCAGTATCGTGAACCTTCTTGAAGGGATGGAAACTGAAGGATATGACATCAACAGCAACCTCATTCCAAACAAAACAGAACTTGTAGACCTTATCGTCCATCAGGGGAGAAATATAGGAACGTGGGCTCCCGGAGAACTTGAGACAATGGTGGAAACGGGAGAGGTGGAACTCATTCCTGAAAGTATCTACCTTTCATGGTTCTACGAGCTCCCTGAGGAGAGAAGGGACGAGGTCACAGAGATGTGGGGCGAGGCACCTGGCGAGATCATGGTCTATACGGATGAGAATGAAGACAGGTTCATCGTCATCCCGAAGATAAGCATCAGTGACAATGTGATCCTTGCACCACAGCCAACAAGAGGATGGTTGCAGGATAAGGAGGTGCTTTATCACGACACAGAACTTCCACCACACCACCAGTACATTGCATTCTACCTCTGGTTACAGCATGAATTCGATGCTGATGTCATGGTGAACATGGGAAGACACGGAACTGTAGAATGGCTTCCTGGAAAGGAATTCGGCCTTCTGGCAGAGGAGTGGCCTGCAATTATGACAGGGGACATACCTGTGATCTATCCTTACGTAATGGATGGATTGGGAGAAGGACTACAGGCAAAACGCAGAGGTAACGCAGTAATGATCGACCACCTGATACCTCCGGTCGTATCTGCTGGCCTATATGGTGATTATGCGACACTTAGCAGCGAGATCACCTCATACAGGACATCAGTTGCAGAAGATGAGTACAAGCAGGTACATTTCTATGAGATCGTCAACCTTACGATTGAACTTGGACTTGATGACAAGGTGAACATGAGCCTGGCAGAGAGTAACGAGACAATTGATAGTTTCCTTGAGGAAGTGGATGACGTACTTACAGATCTTAAGAGTCTTTCCATGCCATACGGGCTGCACGTACTTGGAGAAGCTCCAGAAGGAGAAGAGCTTGTAGGAATGGTCAACTCCATGATGGGAGATGACTTCTCAGAACTTATTGAAACGTACAATGCATCCGATAATGCGTCAAACGACCTGTTAACTCTTGTATTGCTTGAGAACATGTCCACCACAGAAGCCCAGATACAGATACTTGGAACTTCAACTGCAGAAATTGGCGAAGAACTTAACACGTCCATAAGCTACGCAGAATTACTTGGAGAGGCTGACAATGAAGTACAACAGGTCCTCAATGCAATGGACGGTGAATACATCGAAGGTAACCTTGGCGGTGACCCTGTACAGAAGCCGGAAACATTACCTTCAGGAAGGAACTTCTACTCCTTTGATGAAGACCTGATACCCTCAAAAGCAGCATGGGACAATGCCGTTGAACTCATTGATGTGTGGCTTGCAGAATACTATGCTGAGAACGGAGAATATCCAACAAAGGTGGGATACATTCTCTGGGCTGGTGAAACAACACGCCACGAAGGTGTCATGGAATCACAGATACTCTACCTGATGGGCATAAAGCCAGTATGGGATGATGGAGAAGTTGCAGGACTGGTTGCATTGAATTCCTCCGAGCTTGGAAGACCACGTGTTGATGTGCTCATACAGATATCAGGTCTTTACAGGGATACTTTCCCCGGAAAGATCAAACTTCTCGATCAAGCTGTAAGACTTGCCTACGAACAGGAAGAGACCGCAGATTGTCCTAACTATGTCAAACAGAATACTGATGACCTTAAATCCATTTACGATGGATCAATAGAAAATGAGACTCTGTCGCTTGATGTTGCACAGTTCAGCATATTCGGGCCAGCACCTGGTGCCTATGGAACCGGAATGGCAAATGCAGCTTCAACCAACGAGAATAGCACCGAACTTGCGGAACTTTACATAAACAGGATGTGTTACATCTACGGAGAGAATATCTGGGGACAGACCATCGGGGAATACATCAGGCTCCAGACAGGAGAGGATATCGAGATAGAGAATACTGTCATCTTTGAGAATGCATTGAATGGAACAGATGTGATCGTCCACAGCAGAAGTTCCAGTACATATGGTGCTACAAATACCGATGACTTCTACCAATACGTATCGGGATTGGCCAATGCCATAAAAGAGCTAACTGGAGAGATGCCCGAGATCCTCATTGCGAACCTTGAGAATCCGGATGACCTTACGATGGAGGACCTCAAGACATATCTTGAAAATGAACTGTACACAGTATTCAGTGATGTGAACATCGAAGGCTGGATGGAACATGGGTATGAAGGCTCCAGGATGATGATGGAATTCGTTGAGAATCTCTGGGGAATAGAGGTTTTAACACCTGATCTTGTTACAGATGACATGTGGGACAAGGTCTATGACAAATTTGTAGCGGATAGCGAAGTATCCGAATGGATGAAAGAGGTCAATCCTCATGCATATGGATCAATAACCGGAAGACTAATCGATGTCGTCCGTACAGGTCACTGGACCCCATCAGATGAAGTTCTTGAGATCCTTGTGAACGAATACCTGGATACTGTGATAGAACACGGTGTTACCTGCTGCCATCACACATGTGGTAATCCTCTTCTTGATGAGTTCATTCAGAGTCTTATTGACTCTGAAAGGATAGATGTCTCAAAGGATAAAATGGACGATTATAATGTGATCATGGCTGAAGTAAGAGGTACCGGATCCACTGATGATGATACCTCCACACAGGATGTGAAAACTACAAGCGTCAGTAGCAGTTCCAGTAAAACCGGAACCGAACTGAACGTTGTCGAGAACAATGGAGGCAACCAGACCACCTATAGCAACACAGGAGCCGGAGATATGCTGGAAGAAGAAGCATCAATGCGTTCATCTGTTGAAGATAGTTATGTTGAAGGATATGAGATGACAAAGGAAACTGTTTCTGCCACTACGGAAAGCAACAGTCCTTCTATATCAGGTTCTGATATCCTCGCATCCGTATTTGTACTGGCTTTACTGGGGGCAATATACGTAGGATTCTGGAAGAGAAGACAATTCTGA
- a CDS encoding DUF2149 domain-containing protein: protein MKRRRFRRTGLINNEDEQNPLTGVANLFDIAMVFSVALLVALVMSYQMPELLSPTEDITLVKNPGQKDMQIIIKEQGKPIEVLNMTDQIGGGSGEALGTAYKLADGRVVYVPEEEDGGNTTSG from the coding sequence GTGAAAAGGAGAAGGTTCAGACGAACAGGACTCATCAATAATGAGGACGAGCAGAACCCCCTGACCGGGGTTGCCAACCTTTTTGACATTGCAATGGTCTTCTCCGTGGCACTCCTTGTAGCTCTGGTGATGTCGTACCAGATGCCGGAACTTCTCAGTCCTACAGAGGATATAACCCTGGTCAAGAACCCGGGGCAGAAGGATATGCAGATAATCATCAAGGAACAGGGTAAACCCATTGAGGTCCTGAACATGACAGACCAGATCGGTGGTGGGTCTGGAGAGGCACTTGGTACTGCTTACAAACTTGCTGACGGAAGGGTGGTTTACGTTCCTGAAGAAGAAGATGGAGGTAATACAACTTCCGGTTAA
- a CDS encoding MotA/TolQ/ExbB proton channel family protein: MDATSSLFGILYTFSSSLLYPVVICLILIVVFSLMLIGEFLSEYAKRHRDVRNLELCCSEVREYTGSQEYGRAAGSLRNIKQNFMVTNFATAAADHLEKNMIPAIEWLSQEYEIRMAKRLEQTRIVATISPMLGLMGTLIPLGPALIGLSQGNIEQLANNLMIAFATTVIGLFAGSIGYVLTQIRKRWYWQDMADIDYILDTLEVGE; this comes from the coding sequence ATGGATGCAACATCTTCGTTGTTTGGTATATTGTATACATTCTCTTCATCACTACTGTATCCGGTAGTGATATGTCTGATATTGATAGTGGTATTCTCTCTGATGCTTATCGGAGAGTTCCTTTCTGAATATGCAAAAAGACATCGTGATGTCAGGAACCTTGAACTCTGTTGCAGCGAGGTCAGAGAATATACAGGTTCACAGGAATACGGAAGGGCTGCAGGCTCACTGCGTAACATAAAGCAGAACTTCATGGTAACAAATTTTGCAACAGCAGCTGCAGACCATCTTGAGAAGAATATGATCCCTGCCATTGAATGGCTGTCACAGGAATACGAGATAAGGATGGCCAAGAGACTTGAGCAGACCAGGATCGTAGCTACCATCTCACCTATGCTCGGACTTATGGGAACTCTTATCCCACTCGGACCTGCACTTATCGGCCTTTCACAGGGTAATATCGAGCAACTTGCAAATAACCTGATGATAGCCTTTGCTACAACGGTCATCGGACTGTTCGCAGGAAGTATCGGTTACGTGCTTACACAGATAAGGAAAAGATGGTACTGGCAGGATATGGCCGATATAGACTATATCCTCGACACCCTGGAGGTAGGGGAGTGA
- a CDS encoding DUF2162 domain-containing protein, with translation MSYVYAAVIGILTGIFIFGLKTGVGCGFSTVRKKDVLILASGYFLISIILGSLVEMVDQSYLEGIANLGMTLHVFIALVLIGAGIYTQKKWNCGHDVSKRTFLVISVPCPVCLTALFVSCMILASTLEVSGWKVGILVGLVFFISVISSTWVFRKMKRTPEDLGTAMMFLGIFYLLGAMIVPAYIKAKKLNLALNSGGELELIPLLIFTAFIIGGYALNNIRGQ, from the coding sequence ATGAGTTACGTTTATGCAGCCGTCATAGGCATACTGACAGGTATCTTCATATTTGGGTTAAAGACCGGAGTAGGATGTGGATTCTCTACAGTCAGGAAAAAAGATGTTCTGATACTTGCAAGCGGTTATTTCCTCATATCCATAATACTTGGAAGTCTGGTGGAAATGGTGGACCAGTCATATCTGGAAGGCATAGCGAACCTTGGAATGACACTGCACGTATTCATAGCACTTGTTCTGATTGGAGCAGGGATATACACCCAAAAGAAATGGAACTGTGGACATGATGTCTCAAAAAGGACCTTCCTTGTGATATCGGTCCCCTGTCCCGTATGTCTTACAGCTCTTTTTGTGTCCTGTATGATACTGGCCTCAACACTTGAAGTAAGTGGCTGGAAGGTAGGTATTCTGGTAGGACTTGTTTTCTTCATATCAGTGATATCATCCACATGGGTCTTCAGAAAAATGAAAAGAACACCTGAGGACCTTGGAACAGCGATGATGTTCCTGGGGATATTCTACCTTCTCGGAGCAATGATAGTCCCTGCATACATCAAAGCAAAGAAGCTCAACCTTGCACTGAACAGCGGAGGAGAGCTCGAGCTGATCCCACTGTTGATATTCACTGCATTTATAATCGGGGGATACGCCCTCAATAACATAAGAGGTCAATAA
- a CDS encoding 30S ribosomal protein S27ae: MAAKDYYKVSGDSIERTHQSCPRCGEGVFLAEHKDRRACGKCGYTEFKK; encoded by the coding sequence ATGGCAGCTAAAGATTACTACAAGGTAAGCGGCGATTCCATCGAGCGCACACACCAGTCCTGCCCACGCTGTGGAGAGGGCGTTTTCCTCGCAGAGCACAAGGACAGGCGTGCATGCGGCAAGTGCGGCTACACAGAGTTCAAGAAATAA
- a CDS encoding 30S ribosomal protein S24e produces the protein MDIIITKDKNNALLNRRELNLTVNFEGATPSRNDVKDKLAAMLTVPLGLVIVQNMENEFGKQELKVYVKIYEDEARMKQVEEAYVLERNKLPEPEVVEEEEAPAEEAAEETTEE, from the coding sequence ATGGATATCATAATCACTAAAGATAAGAATAATGCGCTCCTCAACAGGCGCGAATTGAACCTCACCGTCAACTTTGAGGGTGCTACACCATCAAGGAATGATGTGAAAGACAAACTTGCAGCTATGCTCACAGTACCACTGGGACTTGTGATCGTTCAGAACATGGAGAACGAGTTCGGTAAGCAGGAACTCAAGGTCTACGTCAAGATCTATGAGGACGAAGCACGCATGAAACAGGTTGAAGAAGCATACGTCCTTGAAAGGAACAAGCTCCCTGAGCCAGAGGTCGTCGAGGAAGAAGAGGCACCTGCAGAGGAAGCAGCTGAAGAGACAACAGAGGAATGA
- a CDS encoding GTP-dependent dephospho-CoA kinase family protein, with amino-acid sequence MGLHLTLPDTLRPRFREIFGRLYKGKGDDTIVKLSEDLGTPTKLISVGDVTTFHLLNLGIIPDILIVDDRTKRGPASDRVVVGTRYEGFTEISVDNPAGVITEDLIDAVGNALKADENVRIFVRGEEDLAAVPAILMAPEGSAVLYGQPDEGVVLVKITLDKKEQMKDLLTEILNGQDHATEQIEAIRRKLDGYHNH; translated from the coding sequence TTGGGCCTTCACTTAACATTACCAGATACACTGCGCCCACGTTTTCGTGAGATATTCGGACGTCTTTACAAAGGTAAGGGCGACGATACCATAGTAAAACTTTCAGAAGACCTGGGTACCCCCACAAAACTTATATCCGTGGGTGATGTTACTACCTTCCACTTGCTCAATCTTGGAATAATACCGGACATCCTTATAGTGGATGACCGTACTAAACGCGGACCGGCATCAGACCGGGTCGTAGTGGGCACCAGATATGAAGGATTCACCGAAATATCCGTTGACAATCCAGCAGGGGTCATAACCGAGGATCTGATAGACGCAGTAGGAAATGCGTTAAAAGCAGATGAAAATGTCAGGATATTTGTGCGCGGCGAGGAGGACCTTGCAGCTGTGCCTGCGATACTTATGGCACCGGAAGGGTCAGCTGTTCTCTATGGACAGCCGGACGAAGGTGTTGTACTTGTTAAGATAACATTAGATAAAAAGGAACAAATGAAGGACCTGTTGACTGAGATACTCAATGGACAGGACCATGCTACAGAACAAATAGAAGCTATTCGGAGGAAACTGGATGGATATCATAATCACTAA
- the spt4 gene encoding transcription elongation factor subunit Spt4 codes for MSEQVCRECHRIINGQTCPICGSSNLSADWSGMVIIIDPERSEIAKKMDVKVADKYALKVR; via the coding sequence ATGAGTGAACAGGTTTGCCGGGAATGCCACAGAATAATCAATGGACAGACATGCCCGATCTGTGGTTCAAGCAATCTCAGTGCTGACTGGAGCGGCATGGTAATAATCATAGACCCTGAGCGTTCAGAGATAGCAAAGAAGATGGACGTAAAGGTTGCAGATAAATATGCATTGAAGGTGCGCTAA
- a CDS encoding DNA-directed RNA polymerase, with translation MYKKMKLADTIRVAPDLLGEDVNQNVKNALKRKLEGRIDKEIGAIVAITQIDEIGEGHILVGDGAVYYDAKFQAIVFVPTIQEVIEGEVVETVDFGAFVSIGAMDGLLHVSQVTDDFMSYDGKNGRLVSKGGGRSLSEGDKVRARIVAVSINEREPRESKIGLTMRQHSLGKIEWLDEARRPTAEKDAE, from the coding sequence ATGTATAAGAAGATGAAGCTTGCCGATACAATCAGAGTTGCACCTGATCTTTTAGGTGAGGATGTTAACCAGAATGTCAAGAATGCCCTGAAAAGGAAACTTGAAGGCAGGATCGACAAGGAGATCGGGGCTATCGTTGCTATCACACAGATAGATGAGATCGGAGAGGGCCATATTCTGGTCGGTGATGGTGCTGTATATTACGATGCGAAATTCCAGGCTATCGTATTTGTGCCAACCATTCAGGAAGTAATTGAAGGTGAGGTTGTGGAGACTGTGGATTTCGGTGCTTTCGTAAGCATTGGAGCTATGGACGGACTTCTTCACGTGAGCCAGGTAACTGATGATTTCATGTCATATGACGGAAAGAACGGAAGACTTGTGAGCAAAGGTGGTGGCAGGTCACTTTCCGAAGGCGACAAGGTCAGAGCCCGTATCGTTGCGGTAAGTATCAATGAGAGGGAACCAAGGGAAAGTAAGATCGGACTTACAATGCGTCAGCATTCCCTGGGCAAGATCGAATGGCTCGATGAAGCCAGAAGGCCAACTGCAGAAAAAGATGCAGAATAA
- a CDS encoding PIN domain-containing protein → MKVIIDTNALMIPVQFNVDIFEELKRLGYDEHLVPTAVINELDRLIRTLKGADRTAAKVARAMAERCEVIEAQGHADDVILDLATNLAASVLTNDTGLRRRLEEKEVPVICLRQKNRLEIVS, encoded by the coding sequence TTGAAGGTAATTATTGATACCAACGCACTGATGATACCTGTTCAGTTCAATGTCGATATCTTCGAGGAATTGAAAAGGCTGGGCTATGATGAACATCTTGTCCCTACAGCCGTGATAAATGAACTGGACAGACTGATAAGAACTCTCAAAGGAGCTGACAGGACAGCTGCAAAGGTTGCACGGGCAATGGCAGAAAGATGTGAGGTCATCGAAGCACAGGGACATGCCGATGATGTGATCCTTGACCTTGCAACGAACCTTGCAGCATCTGTGCTCACAAATGATACAGGACTTCGCAGGAGACTTGAGGAAAAGGAAGTTCCGGTCATATGTCTGAGGCAGAAGAACAGGCTCGAGATAGTATCATAG
- a CDS encoding translation initiation factor IF-2 subunit gamma encodes MSQPSVNIGMVGHVDHGKTTLVSALSGVWTDTHSEEMKRGISIRLGYADTTFRKCPDCPEPQCYTVSDKCEGCGKPSEELRTVSFVDAPGHETLMATMLSGAAIMDGAVLVIAANETCPQPQTKEHLMALNIIGIKNLVIVQNKIDLVSREQVIEHYHQIKEFVKGTVAEDAPIVPISAQQNINIDALIMTIEEMIKSPAHKIDKPPHMLIARSFDINKPGTPIEKITGGVIGGTLTEGVLHPGDELEVRPGRKVESDGATRWVPIKTRVSLIVAGKDQVEEATPGGLLAVGTTLDPTLTKSDTLTGQVAGIPDTLPPTRDDLKLELHLLKRVVGVSDEEEIDPIKTSEPLMLNVGTATTVGVVTSARKDIAEVKLKRPVCAESGSTVAISRRVGSRWRLIGVGVIED; translated from the coding sequence TTGAGTCAACCTAGTGTTAATATCGGCATGGTAGGTCATGTCGACCACGGAAAAACCACACTTGTCAGCGCACTGTCAGGAGTATGGACAGATACACATAGCGAAGAGATGAAGCGTGGTATATCTATCAGGCTGGGATACGCCGACACCACTTTCAGGAAATGCCCTGACTGCCCAGAACCCCAGTGCTACACCGTTTCAGATAAATGCGAAGGATGTGGCAAACCATCTGAAGAACTAAGGACCGTATCCTTTGTAGATGCGCCTGGCCACGAGACCTTGATGGCAACCATGCTGTCCGGTGCAGCTATTATGGACGGCGCCGTCCTTGTGATCGCAGCGAACGAGACATGCCCGCAGCCACAGACAAAGGAACACCTGATGGCATTGAATATTATCGGCATTAAGAACCTCGTTATCGTCCAGAACAAGATCGACCTTGTTTCCAGGGAGCAGGTCATCGAGCACTACCATCAGATCAAGGAATTCGTGAAGGGAACTGTTGCTGAGGATGCACCTATCGTACCGATCTCAGCTCAGCAGAACATCAACATCGATGCTCTGATCATGACAATAGAAGAGATGATCAAGTCACCTGCACACAAGATCGACAAACCACCGCACATGCTTATTGCAAGGTCCTTCGATATCAACAAACCAGGAACACCTATCGAGAAGATAACCGGTGGTGTCATTGGAGGAACACTCACAGAAGGCGTTCTGCACCCTGGTGATGAACTTGAGGTCAGACCCGGAAGAAAGGTAGAGAGCGACGGAGCCACCAGATGGGTTCCAATAAAGACAAGGGTCTCACTGATCGTTGCCGGTAAGGACCAGGTTGAGGAAGCAACACCAGGAGGATTGCTTGCCGTTGGTACCACCCTTGATCCTACACTTACAAAGAGTGATACACTTACAGGACAGGTTGCAGGTATCCCTGATACTTTACCACCTACACGCGATGACCTCAAACTGGAGCTTCACCTGCTCAAGAGGGTTGTCGGTGTCTCTGACGAAGAAGAGATCGACCCTATAAAGACCAGTGAACCACTGATGCTGAACGTAGGTACAGCGACAACTGTTGGTGTAGTGACCAGTGCACGTAAGGATATAGCAGAGGTCAAGTTGAAGAGACCTGTATGTGCAGAGAGCGGATCTACGGTCGCTATAAGCAGACGCGTAGGCTCACGCTGGAGACTTATTGGTGTAGGAGTTATCGAGGATTGA